One Pseudochaenichthys georgianus chromosome 7, fPseGeo1.2, whole genome shotgun sequence DNA segment encodes these proteins:
- the LOC117449225 gene encoding keratin, type II cytoskeletal 8-like: MTSFKKSSYSVRSSNAPRSFSSMSYSGPSAGSRSSSSFSVKNSYGGGNRNFGGITSSSAYGLNSSMGGGSMGMSGGMGMGGGMGMGGGSGMGMGMGHGPITAVTVNRSLLAPLNLEIDPTIHGVRTHEKEQIKTLNNRFASFIDKVRFLEQQNKMLETKWNLLQGQTTTRSNIDAMFEAYISNLRRQLDGLGNDKMKLEADLHNMQGLVEDFKNKYEDEINRRTECENDFVLIKKDVDEAYMNKVELEAKLESLTDEINFLRSIYEEELHELQSQIKDTSVVVEMDNSRNLDMDSIVAEVKAQYEDIANRSRAEAETWYKSKYEEMQTSASSYGEDLRSTKTEISDLNRMIQRLTSEIDAIKGQRANLEAQIAEAEERGEMAVKDARARIRDLEEALQRAKQDMARQIREYQDLMNVKLALDIEIATYRKLLEGEEDRLVNGIQSVNISQQSSSYSGFPSNKSSYSSGYSSGYSGGYGGGYGSSSMGSSNMGSSNMGSGNMRDFSSGSSGGGYTTTQSKKNVVIKMIETKDGRVVSESSEVIED; this comes from the exons ATGACCTCCTTCAAGAAAAGCTCTTACAGTGTGAGAAGTTCCAACGCCCCAAGGAGCTTCAGCAGCATGTCCTACTCTGGACCGAGCGCAGGCAGCCGCAGCAGCAGTAGCTTCAGTGTCAAGAATTCCTATGGAGGAGGCAACAGGAACTTTGGAGGCATCACCAGCTCCTCTGCCTATGGCCTGAACTCAAGCATGGGTGGCGGAAGCATGGGCATGAGTGGAGGCATGGGAATGGGTGGAGGCATGGGAATGGGTGGAGGTTCAGGCATGGGAATGGGAATGGGTCATGGACCTATCACCGCCGTCACTGTGAACAGGAGCCTCCTGGCCCCCCTGAACCTTGAGATTGACCCCACAATCCATGGTGTCCGAACCCATGAGAAGGAGCAGATCAAGACCCTCAACAACCGCTTTGCTTCCTTCATTGACAAG GTCCGCTTCCTGGAACAGCAGAACAAAATGCTGGAGACCAAGTGGAACCTGCTGCAGGGACAGACCACCACCCGCTCCAACATCGACGCTATGTTCGAGGCCTACATCTCCAACCTGCGCAGACAGCTCGACGGGCTCGGCAACGACAAGATGAAGCTGGAGGCCGACCTGCACAACATGCAGGGCCTGGTGGAGGACTTCAAGAACAa GTATGAAGACGAGATCAACAGGCGCACAGAGTGTGAGAATGACTTTGTTCTCATCAAGAAG GATGTTGATGAGGCCTACATGAATAAGGTTGAGCTGGAGGCCAAGCTGGAGAGTCTGACAGATGAGATCAACTTCCTTAGGTCCATCTATGAAGAG GAACTTCATGAGCTCCAGAGCCAGATCAAGGACACTTCCGTCGTTGTGGAGATGGACAACAGCCGCAACCTGGACATGGACTCCATCGTTGCTGAAGTCAAGGCTCAGTATGAAGACATCGCCAACCGCAGCCGTGCTGAGGCAGAGACATGGTACAAGTCCAAG TATGAAGAGATGCAGACCTCCGCCAGCAGTTACGGAGAAGATCTGAGAAGCACCAAGACAGAAATATCAGACCTCAACCGCATGATCCAGAGGCTGACATCAGAGATTGATGCTATCAAGGGACAG CGTGCCAACCTGGAGGCCCAGATCGCTGAGGCTGAGGAGCGCGGTGAGATGGCAGTGAAGGACGCCAGGGCCCGCATCAGGGACCTTGAGGAAGCCCTGCAGAGAGCCAAACAGGACATGGCCCGCCAGATCAGAGAATACCAGGACCTGATGAACGTCAAGCTGGCCCTGGACATTGAGATCGCCACCTACAGGAAACTtctggagggagaggaggacaggctggtcaACGGCATCCAGTCAGTCAACATTTCCCAACAGAGCT CAAGCTACAGTGGTTTCCCCAGCAATAAGAGCAGCTACTCAAGCGGCTACTCCAGTGGTTACAGCGGTGGATACGGAGGTGGATATGGCAGCAGTAGCATGGGCAGCAGTAACATGGGCAGCAGTAACATGGGCAGCGGTAACATGCGCGACTTCAGCAGCGGAAGCAGCGGCGGCGGTTACACTACGACCCAGAGCAAGAAGAACGTTGTTATCAAGATGATCGAGACCAAGGATGGCAGAGTGGTGTCCGAGTCCTCTGAGGTCATTGAAGATTGA